In the Colletotrichum higginsianum IMI 349063 chromosome 7 map unlocalized unitig_7, whole genome shotgun sequence genome, one interval contains:
- a CDS encoding 1,3-beta-glucanosyltransferase — MRVSNLVSALPLGTAAALAPIEIVGNKFFEENGRQWFMKDDPLVDAEQCVRDANLMKTLGTNAIRIYHVDPAANHDGCMAAFDDAGIYTLIDLDTFDSYILPVRANNPYWNETQFNAYAKVMDTFEKYDNVLGFFIGNEIIALNNQSQVAPFMKAAARDMKAYRDQKGYRKIPVGYSAADIAELRPMLQDYLTCGGKPEDNIDFFGLNSYEWCDPNTYNTSGYTNLQAMAEQFPVPIFFTETGCITGQGPRTWDDQDAIFSQPMVDDWSGAMVYEWIYEENRYGIVSYGPEVSKTITAGDVYDGFTRKGTPIPRSPEFQNLQAKWATITPTGVMKSDYNPTSVSTRECPKATGGWLVDGNVRLPTLGETFRGSFSSSPTATATASGTSASAAPTESAESSASERPSGSGTKQIAGMAFGLVGVMIFFTVWM, encoded by the exons ATGCGAGTCTCCAATCTAGTCTCGGCATTGCCGCTTggcactgccgccgcccttgcaCCAATCGAGATTGTTGGCAACAAGTTCTTCGAGGAGAACGGTAGGCAATGGTTCATGAAAG ATGACCCCttggtcgacgccgagcaaTGCGTCCGCGACGCCAACCTCATGAAGACGCTGGGCACCAATGCGATTCGCATCTACCACGTCGACCCCGCGGCAAACCACGACGGGTGCATGGCGGCCTttgacgacgccggcatcTACACCCTCATTGACTTGGACACTTTTGACTCGTACATCCTTCCTGTCCGTGCC AATAACCCGTACTGGAACGAAACTCAGTTCAACGCCTACGCCAAGGTGATGGATACCTTTGAGAAATACGACAATGTTCTTGGCTTCTTCATCGGCAATGAGATTATCGCGCTTAACAACCAGTCTCAGGTCGCCCCTTTTATGAAGGCTGCTGCGCGAGACATGAAGGCCTACCGAGATCAGAAGGGCTACCGCAAGATCCCTGTCGGCTactcggccgccgacatTGCTGAGCTACGACCCATGCTGCAGGACTACCTCACCTGTGGCGGCAAACCAGAGGACAACATCGACTTCTTCGGGCTCAACTCGTATGAGTGGTGCGACCCCAACACGTACAACACTTCAGGCTACACGAATTTACAAGCCATGGCCGAGCAGTTTCCTGTgcccatcttcttcaccgaGACGGGCTGTATCACTGGCCAAGGCCCCAGGACCTGGGATGACCAGGACGCCATATTCAGCCAACCCATGGTGGATGACTGGAGCGGTGCCATGGTGTACGAATGGATCTACGAGGAGAACCGCTACGGTATCGTGTCATACGGCCCCGAGGTCTCCAAGACTATCACGGCCGGCGACGTCTACGATGGCTTCACCCGCAAGGGCACTCCGATCCCTCGCTCGCCCGAATTCCAGAACCTGCAAGCCAAGTGGGCTACCATCACTCCTACCGGAGTCATGAAGTCCGACTACAACCCGACCAGTGTCTCCACCCGCGAATGTCCCAAGGCCACgggtggttggttggtggATGGAAACGTTCGCTTGCCCACTCTCGGAGAGACATTCAGGggcagcttctcgtcgagTCCGACGGCCACAGCCACGGCCTCGGGTACCAGCGCTTCGGCAGCGCCAACAGAATCCGCCGAatcctcggcctccgagAGACCTTCAGGATCTGGCACCAAGCAGATCGCCGGGATGGCTTTCGGTCTGGTTGGTGTCATGATCTTCTTCACCGTGTGGATGTAG
- a CDS encoding Protein kinase produces the protein MGQWWDAGRIDATVTRQFVCQYLLPEEIERLDRPLAFGDGLTDETYWDWINNKAKRIFLILVDLKIPDQIFGIIDDSWDDHDLPISSEHVERLRLTAVRDDKIERKFFARQFTYLLRPFQRGDQVAFNDHELVPLDVVERRPTGNNAVDKVVLPNCPGLVFYRRRIPLGTGVGQLSRNEFVEILNSIGCIQNDHLVSYYASYTQGGAAYVLFTPGTDSNLKSFFGNNPSSFKNLAKRERRRTVMNWILCLADALAYLHSRRLCHGNIKPSTILFTSQLHIFYSDFTRLNAEVLAGYTDKNSFDRESYDYAAPEQWFRPTGGPTSPLGRGVAAATMAISTSPETHTNFSIPRSDNPSSPNAMLNTPNPYLNPQAADIFSLGCVILDLMSFLVKKTTKSFSAHRAAKHKTPGRGGAVLDSSFHKNLGQVESWMSTLAKEASKKVSSSDGGYVFRGIVPLMHIVARMLSANPLDRPSAAEVQTQVYQILTKYCDIKEPHCVHQYGGWDFGMSNLRIQTESPNMELVPQPTRQNSVSQPSRRDSESLSGSISPRRLSHSRTNSSGGMSNNSGVSSAASSERDQERDLATGFTAIRNIRVPPARSPGPPWDSGPAVRGGRGDRAPVY, from the coding sequence GACGGCTTGACGGACGAGACGTATTGGGATTGGATCAACAACAAGGCCAAGCGTATCTTCTTgatcctcgtcgacctcaagATCCCAGACCAGATCTTCGGCATTATCGACGACTCCTGGGACGACCACGATCTGCCCATCTCTTCCGAACACGTCGAGCGCCTCAGGCTGACCGCCGTGAGGGACGACAAGATCGAACGCAAGTTCTTCGCTCGCCAGTTCACCTACTTGCTCAGACCCTTCCAACGAGGCGACCAGGTCGCTTTCAACGACCACGAGCTCGTTCCTCTCGATGTTGTCGAGCGTCGCCCGACCGGCAACAACGCAGTCGACAAGGTCGTCCTTCCCAACTGCCCTGGTTTGGTTTtctaccgccgccgcatccCTTTGGGTACCGGCGTTGGCCAGCTTTCCAGAAACGAGTTTGTTGAGATACTCAACAGCATTGGGTGCATCCAAAATGACCATTTGGTCTCGTATTACGCCTCGTACACCCAAGGCGGGGCGGCATACGTCCTCTTCACACCCGGTACCGACTCCAACCTGAAGTCCTTCTTCGGCAACAACCCGTCCAGTTTCAAGAACCTGgccaagagagagaggagacgCACCGTCATGAACTGGATTCTGTGCCTTGCCGATGCCCTCGCGTACCTCCACAGCCGGAGGCTTTGCCATGGTAACATCAAGCCGTCGACGATCCTCTTCACGAGCCAGCTCCATATATTCTACTCCGACTTTACGAGACTAAACGCTGAGGTGCTCGCCGGCTATACGGACAAGAATTCGTTCGACCGGGAGTCGTATGACTACGCAGCGCCCGAGCAGTGGTTTCGTCCCACGGGCGGCCCGACGAGCCCCTTGGGCCGtggggtggcggcggcgacaatgGCCATATCGACGTCTCCAGAAACCCATACCAACTTCTCCATTCCGCGAAGTGATAACCCAAGCAGCCCAAACGCGATGCTAAACACTCCGAATCCGTATCTGAACCCGCAGGCCGCCGACATCTTTTCCCTCGGCTGCGTCATCCTGGACTTGATGAGCTTCCTTGTTAAGAAGACAACAAAGAGTTTCTCGGCCCATCGGGCTGCCAAGCACAAGACCCCGGGTCGCGGTGGCGCGGTACTGGACTCGTCCTTCCACAAGAACCTAGGGCAGGTCGAATCGTGGATGTCGACACTGGCCAAGGAGGCGTCCAAGAAGGTCTCTTCATCCGACGGCGGTTATGTGTTTCGAGGCATCGTACCATTGATGCATATCGTCGCCCGCATGCTATCCGCAAACCCCCTCGATCgtccctcggcggccgaggtgcAAACCCAGGTCTACCAGATCCTGACCAAGTACTGCGACATAAAAGAACCTCACTGCGTGCACCAGTATGGAGGCTGGGACTTCGGCATGTCAAACTTACGCATACAAACGGAAAGTCCCAACATGGAGCTCGTGCCACAGCCGACCCGGCAAAACTCCGTGTCCCAGCCGTCGAGGCGTGATAGCGAAAGCCTGAGCGGAAGCATCAGCCCGAGAAGGCTATCCCATTCGAGGACGAACAGTAGCGGCGGCATGTCGAACAACAGCGGAGTCAGTAGTGCGGCCAGCAGCGAGCGAGACCAAGAACGGGATCTTGCGACCGGGTTCACAGCCATCCGGAACATCCGTGTACCCCCGGCGCGGTCGCCAGGGCCGCCGTGGGACTCGGGCCCCGCTGTACGAGGTGGACGCGGCGACCGAGCTCCGGTTTACTGA